CCATATTCAAAACGACTTTTTCGATACGGGGAACCGAGAGGTTGTTCGTAAGTTTTAATTCCTCTTTTAACTTTGGTAACACTTGTTCGTTGTATATTGCCTGCAGTGATGCCATTTTATATTTCTCCTTTACACTTCTTGCATATCCTTTTTTTAGTTTTACCTTCTATTTGAAACCCAACCCTTGTCGGTTTACCGCATTTAGGGCAAATAAGAGCTGCTTTAGATATAACAATTGGTCTTGTTATTTCATATATACCGGCCTTTTGAGTTGCGGTCGCTTTTTTATGCCTTTTATAAAC
This DNA window, taken from Candidatus Curtissbacteria bacterium, encodes the following:
- the rplX gene encoding 50S ribosomal protein L24 gives rise to the protein MLKIKAGDEVLINVGKDKGKKGKVEKVLAKESKIVVAGVNVYKRHKKATATQKAGIYEITRPIVISKAALICPKCGKPTRVGFQIEGKTKKRICKKCKGEI